The Sedimentisphaera salicampi genome includes a region encoding these proteins:
- a CDS encoding circadian clock KaiB family protein, with the protein MSGDNTLMVLRLYVAGKNVNSTLAIENLEKLCRRCNSFEYDLKIVDVLKNPETALEKGIFVTPALEILEPAPGGMVYGTLSDSAVLKPFFPNL; encoded by the coding sequence ATGAGCGGCGATAACACTTTGATGGTTTTGAGGCTTTATGTGGCCGGAAAAAACGTAAATTCAACTCTGGCCATTGAGAATCTTGAAAAATTGTGCAGAAGATGCAATTCGTTTGAATACGATCTTAAAATTGTAGATGTGCTCAAAAACCCAGAAACTGCGCTGGAAAAGGGGATTTTCGTTACGCCGGCGCTTGAGATTCTTGAACCGGCTCCAGGGGGTATGGTTTACGGAACACTCTCAGACAGTGCTGTTCTAAAACCCTTTTTTCCCAATTTGTGA
- a CDS encoding glycosyltransferase, whose translation MNPSHGEVKENIELFDFSADFEPKDEENADFVSVVIPVYKEEANIPLVVREVSKVLEAGKYSYELILVDDNSQDGSVEQLKKLQQEGLPVCMIVRKNQRGLSSAVIEGFKRAKGSVLVCMDADLSHPPKTLPELIKAVLEEQADFAIGSRYVEGAAIEKDSSIFRRLSGKIARLMALPFTKAKDPVSGFFALKKQTFLSSAYLNPIGSKIGLELIVKCGCRNIKEIPIFFSDRKSGSSKLNFKEQLRYIQHIKRLFDYKYGNLAKFFQFCIVGATGAVVDLTSYNIFMSFMPIETARIIAIITAMTWNFEMNRRFTFSYGKHRHWLKQYFGFVCCCSIGAVVNWFVSMSLSRNFEFWSEHLTLAAAVGILCGTLFNFLLNRFWVYRKKD comes from the coding sequence ATGAATCCCTCTCATGGGGAAGTTAAAGAGAACATTGAATTATTTGATTTTTCTGCTGATTTTGAGCCGAAAGATGAAGAAAACGCTGATTTTGTTAGTGTTGTAATTCCGGTTTATAAAGAAGAAGCCAACATCCCGTTAGTCGTGAGAGAGGTTTCTAAGGTTTTAGAAGCAGGCAAATATTCATATGAGCTCATTTTGGTTGATGATAACAGTCAGGATGGGTCTGTTGAACAATTAAAGAAGCTCCAGCAGGAAGGGCTTCCAGTATGTATGATTGTTAGGAAAAATCAGAGGGGGCTGAGTTCAGCAGTTATAGAGGGATTTAAGAGGGCGAAAGGTTCAGTGCTGGTTTGTATGGATGCTGATTTGAGCCATCCCCCAAAAACTTTACCGGAATTGATTAAAGCTGTCTTAGAGGAGCAGGCAGATTTTGCGATAGGAAGCAGATATGTCGAAGGTGCGGCAATTGAAAAGGACAGTAGCATTTTCAGGCGTTTGAGCGGTAAGATCGCAAGATTGATGGCTTTGCCGTTCACTAAAGCCAAAGATCCGGTGTCCGGTTTTTTTGCTTTGAAGAAACAAACCTTTCTAAGCAGCGCATATTTAAATCCCATAGGATCTAAAATCGGCCTTGAGCTGATCGTAAAATGCGGCTGCAGGAATATCAAAGAGATCCCAATATTCTTCTCAGACAGGAAATCCGGCAGCAGTAAGCTTAATTTCAAAGAGCAGCTCAGATATATCCAGCACATAAAAAGATTATTCGATTATAAATACGGCAATCTGGCAAAATTCTTTCAGTTCTGCATTGTCGGGGCAACAGGGGCCGTTGTTGACCTTACATCATACAACATCTTTATGAGTTTTATGCCAATAGAAACAGCCAGAATAATTGCTATTATCACAGCAATGACTTGGAATTTCGAAATGAACAGGCGCTTTACATTCAGCTACGGCAAGCACCGGCACTGGTTAAAGCAGTACTTCGGTTTTGTTTGCTGCTGCTCTATAGGGGCAGTGGTGAACTGGTTTGTCAGTATGTCATTAAGCAGGAATTTTGAATTCTGGTCAGAGCATCTAACCCTGGCGGCAGCTGTTGGAATACTATGCGGCACGTTATTTAATTTCCTGCTGAACAGATTTTGGGTT
- the kaiC gene encoding circadian clock protein KaiC, with the protein MYSESSQDEKFPETAGIAKAATGINGLDEILMGGLPSGSLTLINGGPGTGKTILGSEFIYRGAINGEPGIILSFEEKAETLKNNALTLGWDFRKLENENKLSVIEARIDPQAVLSGRFDLSGLLAIIDSEAARINSKRILIDGPDVFLRLLDDLVKERNELYSFKNWLEDNQITTALTIKKYEGDYNRYEFLDYLCDCVIQLDQRVYNQIATRRLRVLKCRGSDFGRNEYPFAIYLNGVKIIPVTTTSLQHKGLGKSVSSGVEKLDELLGGGYRRNSCNLISGTSGTGKTTLVCSFVSSICQNGEKALYIDFEESQQAVVEGMLSPGINLKAHIDKGLLKFHPVMPEALGVEEHLVRVFRLIEEFNPGFLVVDAISACRRMGDKHAAFDYILRLINYCKQRGITTLLTNLADNEREGREITGIDLSSVIDTVILLRNVEFQGRLNRLLLILKSRARAHSNQCHLFKITDNGIKIGGVYSGAEKRDERR; encoded by the coding sequence ATGTATTCCGAATCTTCGCAAGACGAAAAATTTCCCGAAACTGCCGGGATCGCGAAGGCAGCTACGGGAATTAATGGCTTGGATGAAATACTGATGGGCGGTCTGCCGTCCGGTTCGCTTACGCTCATAAACGGCGGTCCAGGGACAGGCAAGACGATCCTTGGTTCAGAATTTATATATCGCGGGGCGATTAACGGCGAACCCGGGATAATTCTTTCATTTGAAGAGAAAGCTGAAACACTGAAGAATAACGCTTTAACCCTTGGCTGGGATTTCAGGAAGCTTGAAAATGAAAATAAGCTTTCAGTTATTGAAGCAAGGATAGACCCTCAAGCGGTGCTTTCAGGCAGGTTTGATTTGTCTGGTCTGCTGGCAATTATTGATAGCGAGGCGGCAAGAATCAATTCAAAAAGAATCCTCATCGACGGGCCGGATGTCTTTCTCAGGCTCCTTGACGACCTTGTAAAAGAACGCAATGAATTGTACAGTTTCAAAAATTGGCTGGAGGACAACCAGATAACTACTGCGCTTACCATAAAAAAGTATGAAGGGGATTACAACCGCTATGAATTTTTGGACTATCTCTGCGACTGTGTTATCCAGTTAGACCAGCGGGTTTACAATCAGATTGCCACAAGGCGGCTTCGAGTGCTGAAGTGTCGCGGCTCGGACTTCGGCAGGAATGAATACCCGTTCGCAATATATCTCAACGGGGTTAAGATAATCCCCGTTACAACCACATCACTCCAGCACAAAGGTCTTGGCAAATCAGTTTCCAGCGGGGTTGAAAAGCTCGATGAACTCCTTGGCGGGGGCTACAGGAGAAATTCCTGCAACCTGATTTCAGGTACCTCAGGCACAGGGAAAACCACCCTTGTCTGTTCGTTTGTCAGTTCAATATGTCAAAACGGCGAAAAGGCTCTATATATAGATTTTGAAGAATCTCAGCAGGCAGTCGTTGAAGGTATGCTCAGCCCGGGAATCAATCTCAAAGCCCACATAGATAAAGGTCTGCTTAAATTTCACCCGGTAATGCCCGAAGCTCTTGGTGTTGAGGAGCATCTGGTGCGGGTTTTTCGTTTGATTGAAGAGTTTAACCCGGGATTTCTTGTGGTTGATGCCATTTCTGCCTGCAGGCGTATGGGCGATAAGCACGCGGCCTTCGATTATATCCTGAGGCTCATAAACTACTGCAAACAGAGAGGCATTACAACTCTGCTGACAAATCTTGCAGACAACGAGAGAGAGGGTAGGGAAATTACAGGAATTGATCTTTCTTCTGTGATTGACACTGTGATTCTGCTTAGAAACGTTGAATTTCAGGGGCGTTTGAATCGCCTTCTGCTAATACTAAAATCTAGAGCAAGGGCTCATTCAAATCAATGTCATCTTTTCAAAATTACAGACAATGGTATTAAAATAGGCGGTGTGTATTCAGGTGCGGAGAAAAGAGATGAGCGGCGATAA
- a CDS encoding glycosyltransferase 87 family protein, whose amino-acid sequence MGSKLSYSRKFIYGATGLFGLLAALRLIKVVINESSFIDFLAYYDITKTIRNGVDPYILENLSLQWGKPPIVFPGYTAIFYPITFFSSVAAGYVFLVLNVIITVILFYLLFRKTGLISSDKKDLLDSGFLLTLFIFMSSTPYFASLDHGQITIIVTFFLISILLTKHFYLKVLFFGAAAALKYSMLPLYGLALFFKKNYRLCIFSFVLFLLFAAVPLLLGHNLIELYSSYTEPLLTQVSEGGFNTFAVSGYNMIHLDFIAVKWLQLTAKISCAALFFYALFLTRKDENISMHLMFFITSLTMLISYHRLYDLVFVLPFALYLINIYLREGKFFKAAVTSGFVGFFIIPESIIFNSADFLGSFVKGNSAIHLTSFNRNQYANMFPVLPAACIFLTIWAFYLLVVRYRESQK is encoded by the coding sequence ATGGGAAGTAAATTGAGTTATTCCAGAAAATTTATTTATGGTGCTACCGGACTGTTTGGTCTGCTTGCAGCTTTAAGGCTTATTAAAGTTGTTATTAATGAAAGCAGTTTCATTGATTTTCTCGCCTATTACGATATTACAAAGACTATCAGAAATGGGGTTGATCCTTATATTCTTGAAAATTTGTCTTTGCAATGGGGAAAACCGCCTATTGTATTTCCGGGATATACTGCAATATTTTATCCTATCACATTTTTTTCTTCAGTTGCAGCAGGGTATGTATTTTTAGTATTGAATGTGATAATAACTGTCATTCTTTTCTACTTGCTGTTTAGAAAAACAGGCCTGATAAGCAGCGATAAAAAAGATTTGTTAGATTCAGGCTTCCTTCTTACTTTATTCATATTTATGAGCTCCACACCCTATTTTGCATCGCTGGATCACGGGCAGATCACTATAATTGTAACTTTCTTTCTGATTTCGATTCTCTTAACAAAGCATTTCTATCTTAAGGTGTTATTCTTTGGTGCGGCCGCTGCGCTGAAATACTCTATGCTGCCTCTTTACGGTCTTGCTCTGTTTTTCAAAAAAAATTACCGGCTTTGCATATTCTCATTTGTTCTGTTTTTGCTTTTCGCAGCAGTTCCTCTGCTTCTTGGACATAATCTTATCGAGCTCTATTCGAGCTATACAGAACCCCTATTAACTCAGGTTTCAGAGGGAGGCTTCAATACATTCGCTGTGAGCGGATACAATATGATTCACCTGGATTTCATTGCTGTTAAATGGTTGCAATTAACCGCAAAAATATCCTGTGCGGCTTTATTTTTCTATGCCCTGTTCCTAACCAGGAAAGATGAGAACATAAGTATGCATCTTATGTTTTTTATTACCTCCCTGACGATGTTGATATCTTACCATCGACTGTACGATCTTGTTTTTGTTTTGCCCTTTGCGCTTTATCTAATAAATATTTACCTAAGGGAGGGTAAGTTTTTCAAGGCTGCTGTAACTTCAGGCTTTGTTGGTTTCTTTATTATTCCCGAGTCGATCATATTCAATTCTGCGGATTTTTTGGGTAGTTTTGTGAAAGGTAATTCTGCCATTCATTTGACAAGTTTTAATCGAAATCAGTACGCAAATATGTTTCCAGTACTGCCTGCAGCCTGCATCTTTCTCACTATATGGGCATTTTATCTTTTAGTTGTACGATACAGGGAATCGCAAAAATAG